The Lytechinus variegatus isolate NC3 chromosome 7, Lvar_3.0, whole genome shotgun sequence genome includes the window ATACTTTTGTTAGaagtgaaaaaaacaacaaaaaacaaacttgATGCACAGTTTAATGAAAagagtatacatgtaaaaacaatGACTGAACTGAATAAGGAAAGTATGACTTATTATTCTAAGAAAGGGATATGAATGAGTATTAAACACATTTatacatcaaatatatttcagtgTTGAAAGCAAAAACAAGAAATGTAGtactgtttttattatttctttgctACTCCAAAATAACTGTTTTTTACACAGACTAACGATAGCATAATTGCTACACATGATCGACATCTAAATGATCATCACACACACCTTAATAATCACATATACAGATCAatttatcatgataataattataggcatttgtatagccccatctatctagaaacaatatattatgaggcaaattgttattattattattaacctggctttagcttgagctgcctttcagtgcatgtgcattcaaggaattaatcctgacgggtatccattcacctcacctgagtCGAGAGCAGCACAACCCACGACATCCCCAAATGTTGAAAAAACTTGTCCTTTCAGCTGTCTATGAAATACCCTGCTTACAGTACACAATAAAATACAGGTTGAAACCCCTTTTGTGAATACAGGCCTTTTTGTTCAAAGCCTATTGTCTCTTATATTCAAGTGGTAGTTCGACAAAAGTTTGCTAAATAAATAGATGTATCGGAAAATAAagtctccccttttcttcctttGATTACCACAATTGTATCACATCAGCagcaatttttgaaaatactttCTTGGAAATTGATCAAGCATCATCTTTGTCCTCCCAATCCGGCCAGAGTTCTTTAAATGATTCGAGTAGATCAAACTCCTTCTTCTCTTCATCTGTCAAAGCCTTGTTTCCCGGACGAACTAAAATAGCCGATTTAAGCCCCGCCTCCTTGGCTGGTCTGGCCTCTGCAGGGAAAAGAAAGTCGCCATAGCAAATGAAATGGTTAAACATCAACAAAAagaacaaatttttaaaaaataaagcaaCGACTATCAAAAAGGATAGACTGGGTTTTTACTGCACACAGTCAAAATTTATGTCACCAGTTGCCAGATCAGAAACATATTACTCCTAAATAAgctcaaaataaattaatatatcatttcatatgcacatatcaatattttcttgatcacATACATTGAATCCTTTTCGTATCTTCGCTTTAAGTGTCATGGCTTgctcataatcataatataataattggatttatacagTGCTTTTTATAGAGGATACAAGACGATGTTAATGacaattttaaaacaagttaaggtttataaaatataatagTGTATTTTAAGATGCTTTTTGAAGAGGTAAAGAAGAGATATTTCGGAGAGTTGGAGGAAGTTTGTTCCAAAAGACAGCAGACAAGATATTTAAAAGAATTGAAGCCAGCCTGTTTTCTGGATTTAGGAATGACAAAGGAATGAGGTGATATATATTTCCATCAGCCCCCTAAAATACATGGAAATGTTTATTTAGACAAATcatgttattattttaacaGACCATCTGAAACATACCATCAGGAAGATAATTAAACTTAGAACAAAGTAAATGCATTCATGCCATCGACATacagaagaaaatgagaaaggctcatcatcgtcatcataccTCGAGTAACATCAGTAAGAAAAAGTATCTCTCCTGGTTCCACCTTTAAATCATCAGCAATCCGAGTATAACTTTCTTTCTCAACCTTGGCTCCGATCTTGGTGTCATAGTGGCCAGATAAAAGCTATCAAAAATAAATCGATAGACAACTAATAATATTGGaatgtccttttttttttttattaaaatacataaaacacTCTTCCAATAACTACAATTAATGATTGCTTATtgcaaaattcaaaatatcGAATTTTTGGAAAGGCAGATAAAACTTGTTTTCTTGTCAGACAAATTAGTTCACATCCCTATTCCTACGACGAAATTGAAGTCCCACCTCAACAACAAAATTATATCAACAGAGACAAATCTTACACGATCAATATTGGAAATATCAtctaaatcaaatttaaaataagagaattcaggatttttttaaggTATATTCCACTTCTTTGCACATTTTCTCATTTCATCCACTTGAACATGACATTAGGTGACTTGGGATTTTCATAAATGATCTCAACATTTAATTGTAAATTAAAGGTTTTCTGTAACAGATAAGTCATGTTCGAAAATGTGTTATTAATGGAACAGCCTATATCAACAGATATGTGCTTCAGAAAACCTATGCATTTGCACCAGTAATGTACACAGCAGAACTTAACATCATTGATGTGGTTCATATCAACAAAGAAACAGACCAACTGGAGGGGAAAACGGGTCAGTGAGTCAAAACAGCTTTATGTTAACCAATGCCACGGGGAGCTCAACtactgcaaataaaaaaaaacaattgaaccATGAAACCTTGAATTTCatactgaaaatttgtgtacaggCTCTCGATCCTTGCATCCACAATAAAatatttggaaataaaaatacaggTTTGTTTTTACTTACTGGTAAAATGTCTCCTTCAACGCTATTGCCAAAGAGAAGCTTTTGTGCCTGAACACTGCCAGATGAGTAGATGTAAacatctttctcttcttctttccatCTTTTAATGCACGGCACAACATCTTTATACAATCTACAACgtaatgaaaagaaatacattcAAATTGCTTTTACTTTTAGCCAGCTGTAATATCAAATAGATATTTTCCAGCGCAATGATATCATTctaaacatgaataaatttacTTCAAGTTCATCCACAGATCATTTGCACACaatcatttatgaaaaagaTGCTTGTTTATGGTGACCTACAGAGCCTTTTAAGTGCCAGAGATACCTtctcttgccatgtcgacataacctaattatgtcgacatggcgagatacgttatcttgccaagttgacttaCAAAAcaatatatgtcaacatggcgagatatgaagtgtccAAGGCCCGACGAGAGTCCAAATATCTTGCCaagttgacatataacttttcataagtcaacttggcaagataacatatctcgccatgtcgacatataacCTTTTATAAGTCGATTTGGTGAGATaacatatctcgccatgtcgacatataagTTTTTATAAGTagacttggcgagataacgtatctcgtcatgtcaacataataaggttattatgtcgacatggcaagacaaagtatcttgtcaagtcgatggcactttaaaggctcTGTAGTGACCATCAATCAAATCACATTTAAAATGGTATGGGACCAAAGACCTTCCAACAACTTTATACTTCTCGAGCTGGGTTAGTTATTACTTGAACTTTAACAAATTCATTATGTTGCCTCCTAGATCCACGAAGCCTTTGTAGAAGGATAATAGCATCATGAATTCAGTATTCAAGAGGTTTCACGTTCTTAAGTACTCCATTACCAACTAGTTTGcagtgcaaacccttcactcaaagAAAATGGTCTGAATACTCCCTGCAAATGACTGGAGTACAGAAGGTCCCTCtcatttgtgctagtcttgtgtgaagacctACTTGCTCataaaagtttcaatcagggtatACGTCTGCACTCTGCAAACTACTTACTTTAAAGGTTaaaactttgtgagcagctgatttaaaaaattctcaaaccaagatgaaacatgtgtacaagtgcatgtattagaactaataaaccctgaaaagaaccattattgagaatgaaaagctaaaactacaaggcaaaccctgattttgtaaatatgcgtcttatagacacctaaatagtgtatgggatgaaattaagatggtgtttccggtcactttatatttcaatttttgaagcactaaataaatatttttgaatgcaatttttttctgggcttcatttttgtaacaaatcaCAGACACaagtgacaagtgtgaccttctagctcagattttttaaaagtcaaaccaatgttaaccaatcactttaacagaCATGTCATTATTACAGATTGCCTTGGATTAACATTATGAAAATTTCACTTACTCTCCTTTTATCTTGGAACCATACGCATCTTGCCACATATGACCCTGTAGCTGCTTGAGAGCAGTCACCTTACGGTCAGCATCCATCAGCCAGAGAACATTCTTTACTACAGCCTCTTTGATAGTCTCCTCATCAGACTCTTTATCAGATGCATCTGGGATGGAGACTACTCCATCAGCCTCTTTGTCCAATTCAGCCTGAATATATTCATTggagagaaatgaaaaaaatgatgattttgcAGGTTATAATTTTGATGCAAATCTTATCTCACTGTcataatgtatctcatttggctTCTGaggttattttcaattttaggtTATAGGAGTTATTTCCTTGTTGGGTCCTGTTttgataaatatattatattggaCTATTATTTATCAATCCAATCTAAAAGTTTAGGGAACATTCAACAATTTCCCATTGACTTAAGTctttatatttgtatttgaCAATTGGCCTGATTTAAGTGCCAATTTTCAGTAATGCTATCATCTTTTTTTCCTATAAAAGACCTACAACTTACGCACTTTCTTATAGAATTATTTATGGCACATTGAAAAACAAACGCATGAACATTCTATCCTGAAATTTCCATCCCTTTCGACACTCAAGAAGTTGTGTCATAccacaatgggtgatttcaagttcagtactgaccttttggtgttggtgttaggtcaatttttacacaattagaacaccaaacataaaatgaagatggcctccaaaagtcactcactagttgctgagatgtcaataatgtgatctggtcagttttacaaactctgaataagttttggagttGAGGGAAACaatacaaatttcaacaccaacaccaaggccaccacatgacttgaaatcacccagtgtTTCTAATGAACTTTTGTTGAAGCTCTGCTTTGCACAATTTGACATTGCAATTGAAAATGACATCAATAAATGTAATAGTACGATTGCATCTTTCACCttgagctttacaaaaattgaaTACATGTTTCAATCTCACCTATCTCTCTCCATGTGCATGAATCtatttcattgttattgtttttttaaaccaCTAATGCAGAAATCACTGTTTTACTTAGCCTTCATATGATCATCTTTTTGCCAATGAAAAAGAACTTAAAGAAGCGATCATTACAGAAACATTACCTGTAATCTTAGTGCCTCAATATCTTGTTGACATTGTTCTTCTTTCCAATGAGCATCTAAATATTCTGCTACGTTCTCTCGGATGTATGGAAACAAAACATCCTACACATGTAGATGGAAAAAATTAACAGtgggagataaagaaaatcaaaatgcttgaaataataatgtaataccATGATACAGTAACATAAAAGTTCAAACAGAACTTAGTTCATGCAATTTTGAGATATTCACAGCTTACCAATGCATATGATCATTAAAATAAAACTAAAGTTCTTAAGAATTGGTTTGGTAATTCTTATACactttcctttaaaaatttgaacatatGAAAATTACcgcattttctttatatttttttataaggtGAATCTTGCCGTTTCCTATACTCATAAAAGTGTGATCTAGATCATGCCAACCTTTCTTGACCTACCACAGAGGGAATCAGATTTGAGCTCACCACCAATAACCATGGATCCTCTGTGAGCATGGGAACAATGCTTTCTCAATTCACATTTAGAGATGATGCAAACTACATCTACATCACACTGTGTTTTCTTCAGAGAACATAGTCACTAATTTAGAAATTATGGAGGAAAGATCTTTTCTTTCGTACTATGAGAGCTACTTACTGCGACAAATGTGATAGGAGTAGTAGTTCCTTCTATATCCAACAGTATTATctttgcattgttttgaagAGATGACACAGCCGATTTGGTTTCTTTATGCCTCTTTGTAGGTGGAGATGAAGACATCTTGGAcctaaaaagatgaaaaaaatgattggaTATCAATTcatctaatacccctttcataaacccaattatgcggctaatagcagcataatttggtcgtaaaatcggaggaggaccagagttatccgcattattttgattctgctattatccgcataatagcagcatcgggaccagattttgactttatgaacgcatttccaaataatgcggataattgccatggtgcggtaacaaggtcacccttttccaacaccaccgcatcggagggggcgtgtccagttgtcatgacgattatccgcctttttcaggacgggtgctcgtaaaaatagtgcggattattttcagagtttgtgaacgcaatttttattgaattatccgcattactcgctaattggaggatgggtttatgaaaagggtataaaacACACCATGTTTAGAATTCTAATACATGGCATTCGACCCATAGAtctacaggggcggatccagccttcgcaaATAAGGGGGGGGCGGAATTGTTTTCAACCACATTTCCCTGATCGGCCGcttgaagttgatttttgtttctttctttgaaggggtagtcctaatagtcacttttaagctttattcttataaatcaacataaatagaTTCTatataataatctcataagcctaaTTCAAATGGTGCAAGCACAAACAGAGagtcatgtattttgtcctaaaattgaaacattctgggcaatatttgtgatcctaaacgagatgtGTATCAAACTAAATAATGACTCCGAGTgtgagcagaaatttttaatatacattttgatCTGATAAAAAAGGATCTGTTAAGGGCTGCtcgcagttagccatgaagtcattccatatttcaataataaagtaatgcgagtgtgagctgaaaattttgacattttatacttgaagaatggaaattctgaGCACTTTTTGTAAACATGACAAAGATaagtatataattaaacatttttgtgcgagcggaaaaaattgagaataacaccaataaatgggacactctattcatgttttgtaaatcatgaaaagatgagtaattggaaatattcctacattaataatgcaagcgcaagtagaaaatttttgatattgtgatctgaaactggataatgatttaaatgaattaaattaataaataataaatgtagAACAAGCTGCGtgtctgaataaacatgcgcgccTTTCAGATTttgacctagaatctgggcattctaaataagTTTTTTAATcctgaaaatcaataaagcgagcgcaaagtgcgagcttaaactatttgatattccgatctgaaaaagggtcaGTTTAAgttctgtatttcaagcactatGTAGAAAAATTGTGAGATGGATATGGATCACGGataaaaagagctgatatgtctCATTACTTTGAATTTTGACATACAGTAGGACCTGGATATTCTAATAAcattgtcatcatatgaaaatgatgactatatatTCCTATTCTTATTCCTAAGCGCAAGATGAAACTagttgatattccattctgaaaaaggacaattattatcaatttataaaaaaaatgagagtgcGAAATATGTTGATAtaatggcctgaaaactggacgtCTGAAGCActttataaattatgaataagatgaataatatattttcatatttgtcaTTTCAGGTTCCATTATCGATCTTGTTTATACGAATCGGCCTTGTTGATACTGCAAGTAACCCAGTGAAATCTGATCATCATACTGTTAACATCTATATCCGTTCTCTGAGACCTTCGCCCCAAAGAGCAACTTTGAGGTCCTTTCTACAGGTTCGTTGTAGAGATTTTGCGAAactttgatacctcattcatcTGATCCCATGGCGAGCTATGCTATCTGGAACTGATGTGGATGAGTGCAACGAAATCTTGTCTTTCTTGATGCTGCCATTAAGGAAACTATCCCACAGGTGCACAAACGGAAGAATCACCTCTCTCCTTGGATCACACCTGAAATCAGGTCTCTGATTAATGAAAAACGTTCTGTTTAGACTTGCTAGGAGAACTCATAATCATGTAGATTGGTCATATTACAAAGTTTTCAGAAATAATGTGAAGAAGGACTGTAGAAAAGCGTATTGGACATATGTTAATACATTGTTTGTCTGTGATGACAATAGACGTAGGTTCTAGACTTTTTATAAGAACTCGCCTCCTCCTCCTAAGTTTAGGTTGAATGATGTAGATATTTGAAATCCTGCAGATATTGCAGATGCTTTCAGTTCTTATTTTAATTCTGTATTCAGTCATCAGTGTACCGTACTCTACAGAATGCCACACTCACTGCTTTTGTATAAACTTGCCAAATCATTTTTAACATTCAAGCCTTTACGGAACTGGATTCACTCCAACAGATCCAAGCGAGTTTTGTTTTTAGGCGCTTCATCGGACCGGATTGATGTCCCAAGCGGCGTCGTCCCCCAAGGGATTGTCCTGAGTCCCACACTTTTTAACTGTTTGTCAATGATATCTCCCATAATACTCTATCTGCTTGTGTTCTGTTTGCAGATGATGTTCTTATTTTTAGGAACATCTATTCATCTGCAGATGAACAGCAACTGCAATCAGATCTCTTTGCTGTGAATTCATGGTATGCAATAAATGGAATGACTTTTAATACCTCAGAGACAAAGGTGATGCATATCACAAGTAGACAAGTTAACTCACCTACCTAAATTACTTTAGTTGGTTCTTCCATAAGATACCTGGGACTGATCCTCTCTTCCGATCTCTCCTGGAAAACCCACATTAACTCGCACAGGATACGATTTTTTTTAGCTCGGAATTTTCTGGATTAATATTGCTTTTTAAGTCATCATTTCGATCATTTCAAAGGTCTTGAGAATTCGCCGTCGAATACTATACTCCCTTGATCAgtttttggattattttctctGCCATTTGGACATCATGCCTAACAGTACTACAGGGAAAAGGAAAGCTGCTACAAAAAAGAAGACTGTGGTCGACAATCCCTATCAACCGCTAACCGGAGCTTCGGGGGAAGTTTGTATCAGTGATTGCGACGATTCGGAGGGCAATTCGGCTGCTTACCCAACCCTATCAAcgctttcaaattcaaattcgcCGGATGGTATGAAGAGTGATTTAACTAACAAAGTGATTATTGCCTTACGCTCCCCAACTGTAGTCAAGGAGATCGTTGACGCGATATACACAACAATCTACAAAAAGATTGCAAATGAACTTCATCGGTCATTTCAACTGGATATGAAGAAGACCGAAGAGAAAATAGCTTGCTTATCAGCCTCTTCTGactctttgaaaaaaaggattgCAGATATGGAATCACTGATTGAAGACCAGGAGCAATACACAAGAAGGCAGTATCTACAGATCTATGGCGTGAAAGAAAGAGTTAATGAAAATACTGATGACCTTGTCCTAGACATAGCTAAAAGGATCAACGTTGCTATTGACACTCGTGACATCGATAGAAGTCATCGCATCCGCTCCAGGTTTGGAAATCAACCTACCAACCAGTCCTCAACATCGTCTGTTATGTCTGAACATCGTCCGAAACCAATCATAGTAAAGTTCTCAAGATATAACGCCCGTCAACTCATGTATAGCTCGAAGTCTAGGTTAAAAAACTCTGGTATAGTTATTAGAGAGGATCTCACATCTCGTCGACAGGACCTTTTCTCCAAAGCTATGAAGCATCCGAACACGAAATACACATGGTCTAACGATGGTAGGATCTTCT containing:
- the LOC121418337 gene encoding enolase-phosphatase E1-like, which gives rise to MSSSPPTKRHKETKSAVSSLQNNAKIILLDIEGTTTPITFVADVLFPYIRENVAEYLDAHWKEEQCQQDIEALRLQAELDKEADGVVSIPDASDKESDEETIKEAVVKNVLWLMDADRKVTALKQLQGHMWQDAYGSKIKGELYKDVVPCIKRWKEEEKDVYIYSSGSVQAQKLLFGNSVEGDILPLLSGHYDTKIGAKVEKESYTRIADDLKVEPGEILFLTDVTREARPAKEAGLKSAILVRPGNKALTDEEKKEFDLLESFKELWPDWEDKDDA